In the Salinirubrum litoreum genome, one interval contains:
- the gltB gene encoding glutamate synthase large subunit, translated as MTKPQRDTRADGLADPADERSNCGVGAVIDLDGGRTHDVVRDGLDLLENLEHRGTTGAEEATGDGAGIMLQRPDRFFAGVLDADLPDTYAVGSVFMPQDDAARQGLVTIFENELAEHGLDVFHWRDVPTDNSSLGETALSAEPDVWQPFVRPAEGMTDAEFDRALFVGRRAAENAIGELDSAGADRFYVCSLDRKRLVYKGLLKAEQLPAYYPDLSDERMETTLTLVHARFSTNTLGAWHLAHPYRNIIHNGEINTIQGNVNWMRARETDLADPGDAFDAPEWTDDDVESIKPVTTGDQSDTAVVDNVLELLLQGGRDLPHALRMLIPEAFEGDDRMDPARKDWYDYHASLVEPWDGPALVAATDGDKIAAVLDRNGLRPCRYDVTTDNTLVMASEVGALDTDPADIEERGRLQPGQLFVADPEEGRVIPDEEVFESLVADRYGEWVAEEQRHLDDVADTDDLAPRESVDHLRAQQAAFGYTEDQLNHLIEPMARQGKDPVGSMGDDTPLSVLSDFNRPLFTYFKQLFAQVTNPPLDYIREELVTSIESRLGPQRNLLGETSGHARQLVLDSPVLSDAETAGIKELDGDLSATTLDATYEQGTSLEQAIEDLRESAVAAIDDGAGILVLSDRATGENRVPIPSLLATGAVHHHLVRTGKRNHAGLVVESGDPREVHHVATLVGYGAGAVNPYLAYQTIGDVVAGPDGADEQEAIAAYQHALEDGLLKTMAKMGISTVESYQGAQIFEAVGLDSDLVNEYFEGTEIRTEGIGLPQIENDLLTRHAVGFGADPDIETQGEYEHRSSGIHHQWNPKTVGTLQQAVRSGSYDKYGEFAELINDQSEELQTLRGLLEFDSDRDPVPLEEVESVESIVKRFSTAAMSLGSLSPEAHENNAIAMNRLGGKSNTGEGGEPPERFGTEKESSVKQVASGRFGVTSNYLSNADELQIKMAQGSKPGEGGHLPGKKVNEMIAHVRYSTPGVGLISPPPLHDIYSIEDLKQLIHDLKVANDEADINVKLVSEAGIGTIAAGVAKANADVVHISGHDGGTGASPKTSIKNAGLPWELGLAEANQMLRATGLRSRITVTADGGMKTGRDVAVAALLGAEEYVFGTASLVTSGCVMARQCHENTCPVGVATQREDLRNRFPGQPDHVINYMTFMAQELREIMADLGFREVDEMIGRPGLLRQRETDHEKARHLDLASVIAEPAGDDDRYKTREQAHADVAEQLDHDLIDAAAPALAEGRRVDLASDVSNVDRAVGAMLSNRISREYGEAGLPDDTITCEFAGTAGQSFGAFLANGVTMELTGAGNDYVGKGLSGGKVIVRTPETAGYAPDENILIGNVALYGATQGEAYVNGVAGERFAVRNSGVKAVVEGVGDHGCEYMTGGVVAVLGDTGRNFAAGMSGGVAYVYDPEGEFPEKANTEMVTLHDELGESDEAMLQRLVENHAEYADSAKAERLLDDWASAVGDFVKVMPDAYAEVVAEESREDVRSDLPEAATSSPVVSGRAGVASSDD; from the coding sequence ATGACCAAGCCACAGAGAGACACCCGTGCGGACGGGTTGGCGGACCCGGCCGACGAGCGGTCGAACTGCGGGGTCGGTGCCGTCATCGACCTCGACGGCGGCCGAACCCACGACGTAGTACGCGACGGACTGGACCTGCTGGAGAACCTCGAACACCGTGGCACCACCGGTGCCGAGGAAGCCACCGGCGACGGTGCCGGCATCATGCTCCAGCGCCCCGACCGCTTCTTCGCGGGCGTCCTCGACGCCGACCTGCCCGACACCTACGCCGTCGGGTCGGTGTTCATGCCGCAGGACGACGCCGCCCGGCAGGGCCTCGTCACCATCTTCGAGAACGAACTGGCGGAACACGGTCTCGACGTGTTCCACTGGCGCGACGTCCCGACGGACAACTCGTCGCTCGGCGAGACCGCGCTGTCGGCCGAACCCGACGTCTGGCAACCGTTCGTGAGACCGGCCGAGGGGATGACCGACGCCGAGTTCGACCGTGCGCTGTTCGTCGGCCGCCGGGCCGCAGAGAACGCCATCGGCGAACTCGACTCGGCGGGTGCCGACCGCTTCTACGTCTGCTCGCTGGACCGCAAACGACTGGTCTACAAGGGCCTGCTGAAGGCCGAGCAACTGCCGGCGTACTACCCCGACCTGTCGGACGAACGCATGGAGACCACGCTGACGCTCGTCCACGCACGCTTCTCGACGAACACGCTCGGCGCGTGGCACCTCGCACACCCCTACCGGAACATCATCCACAACGGCGAGATCAACACGATCCAGGGGAACGTCAACTGGATGCGCGCCCGCGAGACCGATCTGGCCGATCCGGGCGACGCCTTCGACGCGCCGGAGTGGACCGACGACGACGTCGAGAGCATCAAACCCGTGACGACCGGCGACCAGTCCGACACGGCGGTCGTCGACAACGTGCTCGAACTGCTCCTGCAGGGCGGCCGCGACCTGCCGCACGCGCTCCGGATGCTGATCCCCGAAGCCTTCGAGGGCGACGACCGGATGGACCCCGCCCGGAAGGACTGGTACGACTACCACGCCAGCCTCGTGGAACCGTGGGACGGTCCCGCCCTCGTCGCCGCCACGGACGGCGACAAGATCGCCGCAGTGCTGGACCGCAACGGTCTCCGACCGTGTCGCTACGACGTGACGACCGACAACACGCTGGTCATGGCCAGCGAGGTCGGCGCGCTCGACACCGACCCGGCAGACATCGAGGAACGCGGTCGACTCCAGCCCGGCCAGTTGTTCGTCGCCGACCCCGAGGAGGGTCGCGTCATCCCGGACGAGGAGGTCTTCGAGTCGCTCGTCGCAGACCGGTACGGCGAGTGGGTCGCTGAGGAGCAGCGACACCTCGACGACGTGGCCGACACCGACGACCTCGCGCCGCGCGAGTCGGTCGACCACCTCCGGGCACAGCAGGCCGCCTTCGGCTACACCGAGGACCAACTGAACCACCTCATCGAACCGATGGCCCGTCAGGGGAAGGATCCGGTCGGGTCGATGGGCGACGACACGCCGCTGTCGGTGCTCTCGGACTTCAACCGCCCACTGTTCACGTACTTCAAGCAACTGTTCGCGCAGGTCACCAACCCGCCGCTGGACTACATCCGCGAGGAACTCGTGACGAGCATCGAGTCGCGGCTGGGTCCACAGCGGAACCTGCTCGGCGAGACGTCCGGCCACGCGCGACAACTCGTGCTCGACTCGCCCGTCCTCTCGGACGCGGAGACGGCCGGCATCAAGGAACTCGACGGCGACCTCTCGGCGACGACGCTGGACGCGACCTACGAGCAGGGCACGTCGTTGGAGCAGGCCATCGAGGATCTGCGCGAGTCCGCGGTCGCGGCGATCGACGACGGGGCCGGCATCCTCGTGCTCTCGGACCGTGCGACCGGCGAGAATCGAGTACCGATCCCGAGTCTGCTGGCGACCGGCGCGGTCCACCACCACCTCGTCCGGACCGGCAAGCGCAACCACGCCGGCCTCGTCGTCGAGTCCGGCGACCCCCGCGAGGTCCACCACGTCGCCACGCTGGTCGGCTACGGCGCGGGCGCGGTGAACCCGTACCTCGCCTACCAGACCATCGGCGACGTCGTCGCCGGGCCGGACGGCGCAGACGAGCAGGAGGCCATCGCGGCCTACCAGCACGCGCTGGAGGACGGCCTCCTGAAGACGATGGCGAAGATGGGCATCTCGACCGTCGAGTCGTACCAGGGCGCACAGATCTTCGAGGCGGTCGGGCTGGACTCGGACCTCGTCAACGAGTACTTCGAGGGGACCGAGATCCGCACGGAAGGAATCGGCCTGCCGCAGATCGAGAACGACCTGCTGACCCGGCACGCGGTGGGCTTCGGTGCCGACCCGGACATCGAGACGCAGGGCGAGTACGAGCACCGCTCGTCGGGGATCCACCACCAGTGGAACCCGAAGACGGTCGGGACGCTCCAGCAGGCGGTGCGATCCGGTAGTTACGACAAGTACGGCGAGTTCGCCGAACTCATCAACGACCAGAGCGAGGAACTCCAGACGCTTCGCGGACTCCTCGAATTCGACTCCGACCGCGATCCGGTTCCCCTCGAAGAGGTCGAGTCTGTCGAGTCCATCGTGAAACGGTTCTCGACGGCCGCGATGAGTCTCGGGAGTCTCTCGCCGGAGGCCCACGAGAACAACGCCATCGCCATGAACCGACTGGGCGGGAAGTCGAACACCGGCGAGGGCGGAGAACCGCCGGAGCGGTTCGGTACCGAGAAGGAGTCGTCGGTGAAGCAGGTCGCGTCCGGCCGGTTCGGCGTCACGTCGAACTACCTGTCGAACGCCGACGAACTGCAGATCAAGATGGCACAGGGGTCGAAGCCCGGCGAGGGCGGCCACCTGCCCGGCAAGAAGGTCAACGAGATGATCGCACACGTCCGGTACTCCACGCCGGGTGTCGGTCTCATCTCGCCGCCGCCGCTCCACGACATCTACTCCATCGAGGACCTCAAGCAACTCATCCACGACCTGAAGGTCGCCAACGACGAGGCCGACATCAACGTGAAACTGGTCTCTGAGGCGGGCATCGGCACCATCGCGGCCGGCGTGGCGAAGGCGAACGCCGACGTGGTCCACATCTCGGGCCACGACGGCGGGACCGGCGCGTCGCCCAAGACGTCGATCAAGAACGCCGGCCTGCCGTGGGAGTTGGGACTGGCGGAGGCGAACCAGATGCTCCGCGCGACGGGGCTGCGCTCCCGCATCACGGTCACGGCCGACGGCGGGATGAAGACCGGCCGGGACGTGGCCGTGGCGGCGCTGCTCGGCGCGGAGGAGTACGTCTTCGGGACCGCCTCCTTGGTCACGTCGGGCTGTGTGATGGCCCGACAGTGTCACGAGAACACCTGCCCGGTCGGGGTGGCCACCCAGCGCGAGGACCTCCGCAACCGGTTCCCCGGTCAGCCGGATCACGTCATCAACTACATGACCTTCATGGCGCAGGAACTGCGCGAGATCATGGCCGACCTCGGCTTCCGCGAGGTCGACGAGATGATCGGCCGCCCGGGACTCCTGCGCCAGCGCGAGACGGACCACGAGAAGGCCCGCCACCTCGACCTGGCGTCGGTCATCGCGGAACCGGCCGGCGACGACGACCGGTACAAGACCCGCGAGCAAGCGCACGCGGACGTAGCAGAGCAGTTGGACCACGACCTCATCGACGCGGCCGCGCCGGCACTGGCGGAGGGGCGGCGCGTCGACCTCGCGTCGGACGTCTCGAACGTCGACCGCGCGGTCGGCGCGATGCTGTCGAACCGCATCTCCCGCGAGTACGGGGAGGCGGGCCTGCCGGACGACACCATCACCTGCGAGTTCGCGGGGACGGCGGGCCAGTCGTTCGGCGCGTTCCTGGCGAACGGCGTGACGATGGAACTCACCGGCGCGGGCAACGACTACGTCGGGAAGGGGCTGTCCGGCGGGAAGGTCATCGTCCGGACGCCCGAGACGGCCGGCTACGCGCCGGACGAGAACATCCTGATCGGCAACGTCGCCCTCTACGGCGCGACGCAGGGCGAGGCCTACGTCAACGGCGTCGCCGGCGAGCGGTTCGCGGTCCGCAACTCCGGCGTGAAGGCGGTCGTCGAGGGCGTCGGCGACCACGGCTGTGAGTACATGACCGGCGGCGTCGTCGCGGTGCTGGGCGACACCGGCCGGAACTTCGCGGCCGGGATGTCCGGCGGCGTGGCGTACGTCTACGACCCCGAGGGCGAGTTCCCCGAGAAGGCGAACACCGAGATGGTGACGCTCCACGACGAACTCGGCGAGTCGGACGAGGCGATGCTCCAGCGACTCGTCGAGAACCACGCGGAGTACGCCGACTCCGCGAAGGCCGAGCGCCTGCTGGACGACTGGGCGAGCGCGGTCGGCGACTTCGTGAAGGTCATGCCCGACGCCTACGCCGAGGTCGTCGCCGAGGAGAGCCGCGAGGACGTGCGGAGCGACCTCCCCGAGGCGGCGACGAGTTCCCCGGTCGTGTCCGGGCGCGCCGGCGTCGCCTCCAGCGACGACTGA
- a CDS encoding beta-CASP ribonuclease aCPSF1 has product MSSVDQQLEELKGEIEAELPADISISDVKYEGPELVVYTRHPKKFARNGDLIRKLASKLRKRITVRPDPESLSDPREAKERIREVIPEEAGVTDLDFHADTGEVVIEAAKPGMVIGRHGSTLREITQEVGWTPEVVRTPPIESSTVSNVRNFLKQERDDRRDILERVGRQIHREEMANDQWVRISTLGCCREVGRASFILSTAETRILIDCGDKPGAEGEVPYLQVPEALGSGANSLDAVVLTHAHLDHSALIPLLFKYGYDGPIYTTEPTRDLMGLLTLDYLDVAAKEGRTPPYDSEMVREAIKHTIPLEYGDVTDIAPDVKLTFHNAGHILGSAVSHFHIGDGLYNVAFSGDIHYKDTRLFNGAVNDFPRVETLVLESTYGGRNDYQTDQEDSERKLVEVINETHDKGGKVVIPAFAVGRSQEIMLVLEEAMRSGKIPEMPVHLDGMIWEATAIHTTYPEYLRDDLRDRIFHEDENPFLAPQFNHIDGGEDERQEVTDDGPAIILSTSGMVTGGPIMSWLRHLGSDPDSRLVFVGYQAQGTLGRRIQNGWDEIPINDRDSRNSGRSSTLTLKMDVETVDGFSGHADRQGLEDFVRTMNPRPEKVLCVHGDERSVQDLSSALYHDFNMRTFAPKNLETFRFK; this is encoded by the coding sequence ATGAGTTCAGTAGATCAGCAACTCGAAGAACTGAAAGGAGAGATCGAAGCGGAACTACCGGCGGACATCAGTATCTCGGACGTGAAGTACGAGGGTCCGGAACTCGTCGTCTACACCCGGCACCCGAAGAAGTTCGCCCGCAACGGCGACCTCATCCGGAAACTGGCGAGCAAACTCCGGAAACGAATCACGGTCCGCCCGGACCCCGAGTCTCTGTCTGACCCCCGCGAAGCGAAAGAACGCATCCGCGAGGTGATCCCCGAGGAGGCCGGCGTCACCGACCTCGACTTCCACGCCGACACCGGCGAAGTCGTCATCGAGGCCGCGAAACCCGGCATGGTGATCGGGCGACACGGCTCGACGCTCCGGGAGATCACCCAGGAGGTCGGCTGGACACCCGAAGTCGTCCGGACGCCGCCGATCGAGTCCTCGACGGTCTCGAACGTCCGGAACTTCCTGAAGCAGGAACGCGACGACCGACGAGACATCCTCGAACGCGTCGGCCGCCAGATCCACCGCGAGGAGATGGCGAACGACCAGTGGGTCCGCATCTCGACGCTCGGGTGCTGTCGCGAGGTCGGACGCGCCTCCTTCATCCTCTCGACCGCCGAGACGCGCATCCTGATCGACTGCGGCGACAAGCCCGGCGCGGAGGGCGAGGTCCCGTACCTCCAGGTGCCCGAAGCACTCGGCTCCGGCGCGAACTCGCTCGACGCCGTGGTCCTCACGCACGCGCACCTCGACCACTCGGCGCTCATCCCACTCCTGTTCAAGTACGGCTACGACGGTCCCATCTACACCACGGAACCGACGCGGGACCTGATGGGTCTGCTGACGCTCGACTACCTCGACGTGGCCGCGAAGGAGGGCCGGACGCCGCCGTACGACTCCGAGATGGTGCGGGAGGCGATCAAACACACCATCCCGCTCGAATACGGCGACGTGACCGACATCGCGCCGGACGTGAAGCTCACCTTCCACAACGCGGGGCACATCCTCGGTTCGGCCGTCTCGCACTTCCACATCGGCGACGGCCTCTACAACGTCGCCTTCTCGGGTGACATCCACTACAAGGACACCCGCCTGTTCAACGGCGCGGTCAACGACTTCCCGCGCGTCGAGACGCTCGTGCTCGAATCGACCTACGGCGGTCGGAACGACTACCAGACCGATCAGGAGGACTCGGAACGCAAGTTGGTCGAGGTCATCAACGAGACCCACGACAAGGGCGGGAAGGTCGTCATTCCGGCGTTCGCCGTCGGGCGGTCACAGGAGATCATGCTCGTCCTCGAAGAGGCGATGCGCTCCGGGAAGATCCCGGAGATGCCGGTCCACCTCGACGGGATGATCTGGGAGGCGACCGCCATCCACACGACGTATCCGGAGTACCTGCGCGACGACCTCCGGGACCGCATCTTCCACGAGGACGAGAACCCGTTCCTCGCGCCGCAGTTCAACCACATCGACGGCGGCGAAGACGAGCGACAGGAGGTCACCGACGACGGCCCGGCGATCATCCTCTCGACCTCCGGGATGGTCACCGGGGGGCCGATCATGTCGTGGCTCCGCCACCTCGGGAGCGACCCGGACTCGCGACTCGTCTTCGTCGGCTACCAGGCTCAGGGGACGCTCGGCCGCCGTATCCAGAACGGCTGGGACGAGATTCCGATCAACGACCGCGACTCTCGGAACTCCGGTCGGTCGAGTACGCTGACGCTGAAGATGGACGTCGAGACGGTCGACGGCTTCTCCGGGCACGCCGACCGGCAGGGGCTGGAAGACTTCGTCCGCACGATGAACCCACGCCCCGAGAAGGTGCTGTGTGTCCACGGCGACGAACGCTCGGTGCAGGACCTCTCCTCGGCGCTGTACCACGACTTCAACATGCGGACGTTCGCGCCGAAGAACCTGGAGACGTTCCGGTTCAAGTGA
- a CDS encoding HTH domain-containing protein, protein MEIDRLDESENRTTTAPTRRIELWLQPTPGGRSYDDAVTRLAGLSLRGVIDEFAVETWGKGIDLSTDDLRDEHEQRVRERVATFKQWAREHDARIPDFEERRVVGEGRMGREYVVQSLPSALLAEFEGEAVATVTPCTAGTDCITRRLDALAEGDATFGVPDERLTA, encoded by the coding sequence ATGGAGATAGACCGTCTCGACGAGTCCGAGAACCGCACGACGACAGCACCGACACGGCGGATCGAACTGTGGCTCCAGCCGACGCCGGGCGGCCGGAGCTACGACGACGCGGTGACGCGACTCGCGGGGTTGTCGCTCCGTGGCGTGATCGACGAGTTCGCCGTCGAGACGTGGGGGAAGGGGATCGACCTCTCGACCGACGACCTGCGTGACGAGCACGAACAGCGCGTCAGGGAGCGCGTGGCGACGTTCAAGCAGTGGGCACGAGAACACGACGCTCGGATCCCGGACTTCGAGGAGCGTCGGGTCGTCGGCGAGGGGCGGATGGGCCGGGAGTACGTCGTCCAGTCGCTCCCGTCGGCACTCCTCGCGGAGTTCGAGGGTGAGGCGGTGGCCACCGTCACGCCCTGCACCGCCGGCACCGACTGCATCACCCGACGACTCGACGCGCTGGCCGAGGGTGACGCGACGTTCGGTGTCCCGGACGAGCGACTGACCGCGTAG
- the proS gene encoding proline--tRNA ligase, giving the protein MTDAQELGITESKEYNTGEWYAEVVKKAGLANYGPEGMSGFIVTRPRGYALWERLQGELDARFKDTGVQNAYFPLFIPESYLEREKDIVEGFDPEVAWVTHGGHEELEERLAVRPTSESIIAPYMSQWVRSHRDLPLRVNQWASVVRWEATETKPFFRTKEFLWQEGHTAHATSEGAWEETMLRLDQYEDVYEDVLAIPVIRGQKPDHDKFPGADTTTTVEALMPDGKSVQGATSHHLGTSFAEAFDLTYADTDEEERVCNTTSWGFSWRSLGALIMTHSDDQGLVLPPTIAPEQVVVVPIWQEDTKDEVLEYAEDLAEDLESEGVRVELDARDERNPGFKFNEWELRGVPLRFEIGPNEVDDGEITAVHRPDGESVTLDRDDVTDEIHDQFDEVFAKLYAAAEENLSENVREAEGRNEILGTIGQHGGYVKAPWCGDEDCETEIKDQIAAEIVMVPFEGDDEKHHPAVLEGDCDCAVCGEAAETTAYFAKSY; this is encoded by the coding sequence ATGACCGACGCGCAGGAACTCGGGATCACCGAGTCGAAGGAGTACAACACCGGCGAGTGGTACGCCGAGGTCGTGAAGAAGGCGGGCCTCGCGAACTACGGGCCCGAGGGGATGTCCGGGTTCATCGTCACCCGCCCCCGAGGCTACGCGCTGTGGGAGCGACTGCAGGGCGAACTCGACGCCCGGTTCAAGGACACCGGCGTCCAGAACGCCTACTTCCCCCTGTTCATCCCCGAGAGCTACCTCGAACGCGAGAAGGACATCGTGGAAGGGTTCGACCCCGAAGTCGCGTGGGTCACCCACGGCGGCCACGAGGAACTGGAAGAGCGACTGGCAGTCCGGCCCACTTCCGAGTCGATCATCGCCCCCTACATGAGCCAGTGGGTCCGGAGCCACCGCGACCTCCCCCTGCGCGTCAACCAGTGGGCCTCCGTCGTCCGCTGGGAGGCGACCGAGACGAAGCCCTTCTTCCGGACGAAAGAGTTCCTCTGGCAGGAGGGCCACACCGCCCACGCCACCAGTGAGGGCGCGTGGGAGGAGACGATGCTCCGCCTCGATCAGTACGAGGACGTGTACGAGGACGTCCTCGCCATCCCCGTCATCCGCGGGCAGAAACCCGACCACGACAAGTTCCCCGGCGCGGACACGACCACGACAGTCGAGGCGCTGATGCCCGACGGCAAGTCGGTGCAGGGCGCGACCAGCCACCACCTCGGCACCTCCTTCGCGGAGGCGTTCGACCTCACCTACGCCGACACCGACGAGGAGGAGCGCGTCTGCAACACGACCTCCTGGGGTTTCTCGTGGCGCTCGCTCGGCGCGCTCATCATGACCCACTCGGACGACCAGGGGCTGGTCCTGCCCCCCACCATCGCGCCCGAACAGGTCGTCGTCGTCCCAATCTGGCAGGAGGACACGAAAGACGAGGTGCTCGAGTACGCCGAGGACCTCGCCGAGGACCTCGAGAGCGAGGGCGTCCGCGTCGAACTCGACGCCCGCGACGAGCGCAACCCCGGCTTCAAGTTCAACGAGTGGGAGCTTCGCGGCGTCCCCCTGCGGTTCGAGATCGGCCCCAACGAGGTCGACGACGGCGAGATCACGGCGGTCCACCGCCCCGACGGCGAGAGCGTCACGCTGGACCGCGACGACGTGACCGACGAGATCCACGACCAGTTCGACGAGGTCTTCGCCAAACTGTACGCGGCCGCCGAGGAGAACCTCTCGGAGAACGTCCGCGAGGCCGAAGGCCGCAACGAGATCCTCGGCACCATCGGCCAACACGGCGGCTACGTCAAGGCCCCGTGGTGTGGCGACGAGGACTGCGAGACGGAGATCAAAGACCAGATCGCCGCCGAGATCGTGATGGTGCCCTTCGAGGGCGACGACGAGAAACACCACCCCGCCGTCCTGGAGGGTGACTGCGACTGTGCCGTCTGTGGCGAGGCCGCCGAGACGACCGCGTACTTCGCCAAGTCGTACTGA